Proteins found in one Sorghum bicolor cultivar BTx623 chromosome 1, Sorghum_bicolor_NCBIv3, whole genome shotgun sequence genomic segment:
- the LOC8080197 gene encoding protein YIF1B-B isoform X1 has protein sequence MAAMNSDLGGLGGRPANPQANPFGTALHGAGSGLIRTGLEAYGGRIIDSSSEFMQSNITQYLSNPQYYFQVNSQYVRNKLKVILFPFLHRGHWTRITEPVGGRLSYKPPVQDINAPDLYIPLMAFGTYIIVAGYALGVLGRFTPEALTLQFSKGILGWFLQVMLIKGLLYSLGSSEAPLLDVVAYAGYGFAGTSLAMLARIFWSYLYYFIMPWFCICTGVFLVKTMKRVLLGGPRSYERHPSRNHYFLLFLAAVQFPMLFWLSNISG, from the exons ATGGCAGCGATGAATAGTGATTTGGGAGGCTTAGGTGGCAGGCCTGCAAACCCACAAGCAAATCCTTTTGGAACTGCCTTGCATGGTGCTGGATCAGGATTGATCCGTACTGGACTAGAAGCATACGGGGGGAGGATTATAGATTCAAGTTCTGAATTTATGCAGAGCAAT ATAACACAATATTTATCCAACCCTCAGTACTACTTTCAAGTCAACAGCCAGTATGTGAGGAACAAACTGAAGGTCATCTTGTTCCCTTTCTTGCACAGG GGTCACTGGACAAGAATAACTGAACCGGTAGGAGGAAGGCTATCCTACAAACCTCCAGTCCAGGATATCAATGCACCAGACTTGTACATCCCCTTGATGGCATTTGGCACCTACATTATAGTTGCTGGGTATGCTTTGGGTGTTCTTGGAAG GTTTACCCCTGAGGCGCTGACCCTACAGTTCTCTAAAGGGATACTTGGCTGGTTTCTGCAAGTCATGCTCATCAAAGGTCTGCTGTACTCCCTGGGCAGCAGTGAGGCTCCATTGCTGGACGTAGTGGCATACGCTGGATATGGTTTCGCCGGCACTTCCCTTGCGATGCTAGCCCGCATCTTCTGGAGCTACCTGTACTACTTCATCATGCCATGGTTCTGCATCTGCACGGGAGTCTTCCTTGTGAAGACCATGAAGAGGGTTCTTCTGGGCGGGCCAAGGAGCTACGAGAGGCACCCCAGCCGGAACCACTACTTCCTGCTCTTCTTGGCGGCTGTGCAGTTCCCTATGCTGTTCTGGCTCAGCAACATCAGCGGCTGA
- the LOC8080197 gene encoding protein YIF1B isoform X2 — translation MAFGTYIIVAGYALGVLGRFTPEALTLQFSKGILGWFLQVMLIKGLLYSLGSSEAPLLDVVAYAGYGFAGTSLAMLARIFWSYLYYFIMPWFCICTGVFLVKTMKRVLLGGPRSYERHPSRNHYFLLFLAAVQFPMLFWLSNISG, via the exons ATGGCATTTGGCACCTACATTATAGTTGCTGGGTATGCTTTGGGTGTTCTTGGAAG GTTTACCCCTGAGGCGCTGACCCTACAGTTCTCTAAAGGGATACTTGGCTGGTTTCTGCAAGTCATGCTCATCAAAGGTCTGCTGTACTCCCTGGGCAGCAGTGAGGCTCCATTGCTGGACGTAGTGGCATACGCTGGATATGGTTTCGCCGGCACTTCCCTTGCGATGCTAGCCCGCATCTTCTGGAGCTACCTGTACTACTTCATCATGCCATGGTTCTGCATCTGCACGGGAGTCTTCCTTGTGAAGACCATGAAGAGGGTTCTTCTGGGCGGGCCAAGGAGCTACGAGAGGCACCCCAGCCGGAACCACTACTTCCTGCTCTTCTTGGCGGCTGTGCAGTTCCCTATGCTGTTCTGGCTCAGCAACATCAGCGGCTGA
- the LOC110430456 gene encoding uncharacterized protein LOC110430456 — MPSTNDERSFHVSPLHIRAGGAGPHAAPPTHVRPEPTMRGLQEEFRGGVQVQPPASSHGGGGGGSDGRALSWWSGDPEAKRRRRVAGYKSYAVEARVKASIRKGFRWIKDRCTGLVRRY, encoded by the coding sequence ATGCCAAGCACAAACGACGAACGCAGCTTCCACGTCTCTCCGCTACATATACGTGCGGGCGGCGCGGGGCCTCACGCCGCGCCGCCCACCCACGTCCGTCCAGAGCCAACCATGAGGGGCCTGCAGGAGGAGTTCCGGGGCGGCGTGCAGGTGCAGCCGCCGGCGTCgtcgcacggcggcggcggcggcggcagcgacgGTCGCGCGCTGTCGTGGTGGTCGGGCGACCCCGAGGCGAAGCGCCGGCGGAGGGTGGCCGGGTACAAGTCGTACGCCGTGGAGGCAAGGGTCAAGGCGTCCATCCGCAAGGGCTTCCGATGGATCAAGGACCGCTGCACCGGCCTCGTGCGCCGCTACTGA
- the LOC8080198 gene encoding uncharacterized protein LOC8080198 isoform X2 yields the protein MAGSSGGAASSSSSRGVPENRFYNPPHVRRQQQQEQQRLRSASPSPSLSPSPSPRSARQKAPPPPPGAGAVAASVDVDSRSDDSSSTTSSKPSVASTATTAAAPEVNVAAAAVAEAGNLERFLTSTTPSVTAQYLPKTTLRMRRGGDAMDSRPYFLLGDLWESFREWSAYGAGVPLVLNGIDSVIQYYVPYLSAIQLFVDPSRPASSNSSESSIENDVERLRVSSSLEGTHRLENGGVRSDDGEGNASSSFPIFEYMERDPPYGREPLTDKVSTLAHRFPALKTFKSCDLLPSSWMSVAWYPIYRIPTGPTLKDLDACFLTFHCLATPCKDCDPPTPACPGFGGINCCTTATGKLLLPTFGLAPYKFRASIWTSDRTQERDRVTSLMQEADSWLRRIHVDHPDFRFFVSHFSTTWR from the exons atggcagGCTCATCCGGCGGggcagcctcctcctcgtcctcccgTGGCGTGCCGGAGAACAGGTTCTACAACCCTCCCCACGTACggcgccagcagcagcaggagcaacaGCGGTTGCGGTccgcgtcgccgtcgccgtcgctgtccccgtcgccgtcgccgcggtcCGCGAGGCAGaaggccccgccgccgccgccgggggcAGGTGCCGTGGCCGCGTCGGTGGATGTGGACAGCCGGTCGGACGACTCctcgtcgaccacctcgtcaaaGCCGTCGGTGGCGTCCACGGCgaccacggcggcggcgcctgaGGTGAATGTGGCCGCAGCGGCGGTGGCGGAGGCTGGGAATTTGGAGAGGTTTCTCACCTCCACGACGCCCTCCGTGACCGCGCAGTACTTGCCCAAG ACAACCCTAAGGATGCGGCGAGGTGGTGATGCTATGGATTCACGGCCTTATTTCCTCCTGGGAGATCTTTGGGAATCTTTCAGGGAATGGAGTGCTTATGGGGCTGGTGTTCCACTGGTGTTAAATGGCATTGACTCTGTGATTCAGTATTATGTGCCATATCTTTCTGCTATTCAACTATTTGTGGATCCATCTAGACCAGCTTCAAGCAACAG CAGTGAGAGCAGCATTGAGAATGATGTTGAGCGGCTAAGagtctcatcatcactggaaggTACACATCGACTGGAAAATGGTGGCGTACGAAGTGATGATGGTGAAGGCAATGCATCTTCAAGTTTTCCTATATTTGAGTATATGGAGAGGGATCCTCCATATGGTAGAGAGCCTCTGACAGACAAG GTATCAACTCTTGCACATAGATTTCCAGCACTGAAGACATTCAAAAGCTGTGATCTGCTGCCATCGAGCTGGATGTCTGTTGCATG GTACCCCATATATAGAATTCCAACAGGGCCAACATTGAAGGATCTTGATGCATGTTTTTTGACATTCCATTGCCTAGCAACACCTTGCAAGG ATTGTGATCCTCCTACGCCAGCATGCCCTGGCTTTGGAGGAATCAACTGCTGCACAACTGCAACTGGGAAACTATTGTTGCCAACCTTTGGGCTGGCACCTTACAAATTCCGTGCCTCCATTTGGACATCTGACAGAACCCAAGAGCGGGACCGTGTCACCTCACTGATGCAGGAGGCTGACAGCTGGCTCCGCAGAATACATGTAGACCATCCGGATTTCCGGTTCTTCGTCTCCCATTTCAGTACAACGTGGAGATGA
- the LOC8080198 gene encoding uncharacterized protein LOC8080198 isoform X3: MAGSSGGAASSSSSRGVPENRFYNPPHVRRQQQQEQQRLRSASPSPSLSPSPSPRSARQKAPPPPPGAGAVAASVDVDSRSDDSSSTTSSKPSVASTATTAAAPEVNVAAAAVAEAGNLERFLTSTTPSVTAQYLPKTTLRMRRGGDAMDSRPYFLLGDLWESFREWSAYGAGVPLVLNGIDSVIQYYVPYLSAIQLFVDPSRPASSNSESSIENDVERLRVSSSLEGTHRLENGGVRSDDGEGNASSSFPIFEYMERDPPYGREPLTDKVSTLAHRFPALKTFKSCDLLPSSWMSVAWYPIYRIPTGPTLKDLDACFLTFHCLATPCKDCDPPTPACPGFGGINCCTTATGKLLLPTFGLAPYKFRASIWTSDRTQERDRVTSLMQEADSWLRRIHVDHPDFRFFVSHFSTTWR; encoded by the exons atggcagGCTCATCCGGCGGggcagcctcctcctcgtcctcccgTGGCGTGCCGGAGAACAGGTTCTACAACCCTCCCCACGTACggcgccagcagcagcaggagcaacaGCGGTTGCGGTccgcgtcgccgtcgccgtcgctgtccccgtcgccgtcgccgcggtcCGCGAGGCAGaaggccccgccgccgccgccgggggcAGGTGCCGTGGCCGCGTCGGTGGATGTGGACAGCCGGTCGGACGACTCctcgtcgaccacctcgtcaaaGCCGTCGGTGGCGTCCACGGCgaccacggcggcggcgcctgaGGTGAATGTGGCCGCAGCGGCGGTGGCGGAGGCTGGGAATTTGGAGAGGTTTCTCACCTCCACGACGCCCTCCGTGACCGCGCAGTACTTGCCCAAG ACAACCCTAAGGATGCGGCGAGGTGGTGATGCTATGGATTCACGGCCTTATTTCCTCCTGGGAGATCTTTGGGAATCTTTCAGGGAATGGAGTGCTTATGGGGCTGGTGTTCCACTGGTGTTAAATGGCATTGACTCTGTGATTCAGTATTATGTGCCATATCTTTCTGCTATTCAACTATTTGTGGATCCATCTAGACCAGCTTCAAGCAACAG TGAGAGCAGCATTGAGAATGATGTTGAGCGGCTAAGagtctcatcatcactggaaggTACACATCGACTGGAAAATGGTGGCGTACGAAGTGATGATGGTGAAGGCAATGCATCTTCAAGTTTTCCTATATTTGAGTATATGGAGAGGGATCCTCCATATGGTAGAGAGCCTCTGACAGACAAG GTATCAACTCTTGCACATAGATTTCCAGCACTGAAGACATTCAAAAGCTGTGATCTGCTGCCATCGAGCTGGATGTCTGTTGCATG GTACCCCATATATAGAATTCCAACAGGGCCAACATTGAAGGATCTTGATGCATGTTTTTTGACATTCCATTGCCTAGCAACACCTTGCAAGG ATTGTGATCCTCCTACGCCAGCATGCCCTGGCTTTGGAGGAATCAACTGCTGCACAACTGCAACTGGGAAACTATTGTTGCCAACCTTTGGGCTGGCACCTTACAAATTCCGTGCCTCCATTTGGACATCTGACAGAACCCAAGAGCGGGACCGTGTCACCTCACTGATGCAGGAGGCTGACAGCTGGCTCCGCAGAATACATGTAGACCATCCGGATTTCCGGTTCTTCGTCTCCCATTTCAGTACAACGTGGAGATGA
- the LOC8080198 gene encoding uncharacterized protein LOC8080198 isoform X1 — protein sequence MAGSSGGAASSSSSRGVPENRFYNPPHVRRQQQQEQQRLRSASPSPSLSPSPSPRSARQKAPPPPPGAGAVAASVDVDSRSDDSSSTTSSKPSVASTATTAAAPEVNVAAAAVAEAGNLERFLTSTTPSVTAQYLPKTTLRMRRGGDAMDSRPYFLLGDLWESFREWSAYGAGVPLVLNGIDSVIQYYVPYLSAIQLFVDPSRPASSNRRPGDESDGESMDTSSESSIENDVERLRVSSSLEGTHRLENGGVRSDDGEGNASSSFPIFEYMERDPPYGREPLTDKVSTLAHRFPALKTFKSCDLLPSSWMSVAWYPIYRIPTGPTLKDLDACFLTFHCLATPCKDCDPPTPACPGFGGINCCTTATGKLLLPTFGLAPYKFRASIWTSDRTQERDRVTSLMQEADSWLRRIHVDHPDFRFFVSHFSTTWR from the exons atggcagGCTCATCCGGCGGggcagcctcctcctcgtcctcccgTGGCGTGCCGGAGAACAGGTTCTACAACCCTCCCCACGTACggcgccagcagcagcaggagcaacaGCGGTTGCGGTccgcgtcgccgtcgccgtcgctgtccccgtcgccgtcgccgcggtcCGCGAGGCAGaaggccccgccgccgccgccgggggcAGGTGCCGTGGCCGCGTCGGTGGATGTGGACAGCCGGTCGGACGACTCctcgtcgaccacctcgtcaaaGCCGTCGGTGGCGTCCACGGCgaccacggcggcggcgcctgaGGTGAATGTGGCCGCAGCGGCGGTGGCGGAGGCTGGGAATTTGGAGAGGTTTCTCACCTCCACGACGCCCTCCGTGACCGCGCAGTACTTGCCCAAG ACAACCCTAAGGATGCGGCGAGGTGGTGATGCTATGGATTCACGGCCTTATTTCCTCCTGGGAGATCTTTGGGAATCTTTCAGGGAATGGAGTGCTTATGGGGCTGGTGTTCCACTGGTGTTAAATGGCATTGACTCTGTGATTCAGTATTATGTGCCATATCTTTCTGCTATTCAACTATTTGTGGATCCATCTAGACCAGCTTCAAGCAACAG GCGTCCTGGGGATGAAAGTGATGGGGAATCTATGGATACTAGCAGTGAGAGCAGCATTGAGAATGATGTTGAGCGGCTAAGagtctcatcatcactggaaggTACACATCGACTGGAAAATGGTGGCGTACGAAGTGATGATGGTGAAGGCAATGCATCTTCAAGTTTTCCTATATTTGAGTATATGGAGAGGGATCCTCCATATGGTAGAGAGCCTCTGACAGACAAG GTATCAACTCTTGCACATAGATTTCCAGCACTGAAGACATTCAAAAGCTGTGATCTGCTGCCATCGAGCTGGATGTCTGTTGCATG GTACCCCATATATAGAATTCCAACAGGGCCAACATTGAAGGATCTTGATGCATGTTTTTTGACATTCCATTGCCTAGCAACACCTTGCAAGG ATTGTGATCCTCCTACGCCAGCATGCCCTGGCTTTGGAGGAATCAACTGCTGCACAACTGCAACTGGGAAACTATTGTTGCCAACCTTTGGGCTGGCACCTTACAAATTCCGTGCCTCCATTTGGACATCTGACAGAACCCAAGAGCGGGACCGTGTCACCTCACTGATGCAGGAGGCTGACAGCTGGCTCCGCAGAATACATGTAGACCATCCGGATTTCCGGTTCTTCGTCTCCCATTTCAGTACAACGTGGAGATGA
- the LOC8080198 gene encoding uncharacterized protein LOC8080198 isoform X4, whose amino-acid sequence MAGSSGGAASSSSSRGVPENRFYNPPHVRRQQQQEQQRLRSASPSPSLSPSPSPRSARQKAPPPPPGAGAVAASVDVDSRSDDSSSTTSSKPSVASTATTAAAPEVNVAAAAVAEAGNLERFLTSTTPSVTAQYLPKTTLRMRRGGDAMDSRPYFLLGDLWESFREWSAYGAGVPLVLNGIDSVIQYYVPYLSAIQLFVDPSRPASSNRRPGDESDGESMDTSSESSIENDVERLRVSSSLEGTHRLENGGVRSDDGEGNASSSFPIFEYMERDPPYGREPLTDKVSTLAHRFPALKTFKSCDLLPSSWMSVA is encoded by the exons atggcagGCTCATCCGGCGGggcagcctcctcctcgtcctcccgTGGCGTGCCGGAGAACAGGTTCTACAACCCTCCCCACGTACggcgccagcagcagcaggagcaacaGCGGTTGCGGTccgcgtcgccgtcgccgtcgctgtccccgtcgccgtcgccgcggtcCGCGAGGCAGaaggccccgccgccgccgccgggggcAGGTGCCGTGGCCGCGTCGGTGGATGTGGACAGCCGGTCGGACGACTCctcgtcgaccacctcgtcaaaGCCGTCGGTGGCGTCCACGGCgaccacggcggcggcgcctgaGGTGAATGTGGCCGCAGCGGCGGTGGCGGAGGCTGGGAATTTGGAGAGGTTTCTCACCTCCACGACGCCCTCCGTGACCGCGCAGTACTTGCCCAAG ACAACCCTAAGGATGCGGCGAGGTGGTGATGCTATGGATTCACGGCCTTATTTCCTCCTGGGAGATCTTTGGGAATCTTTCAGGGAATGGAGTGCTTATGGGGCTGGTGTTCCACTGGTGTTAAATGGCATTGACTCTGTGATTCAGTATTATGTGCCATATCTTTCTGCTATTCAACTATTTGTGGATCCATCTAGACCAGCTTCAAGCAACAG GCGTCCTGGGGATGAAAGTGATGGGGAATCTATGGATACTAGCAGTGAGAGCAGCATTGAGAATGATGTTGAGCGGCTAAGagtctcatcatcactggaaggTACACATCGACTGGAAAATGGTGGCGTACGAAGTGATGATGGTGAAGGCAATGCATCTTCAAGTTTTCCTATATTTGAGTATATGGAGAGGGATCCTCCATATGGTAGAGAGCCTCTGACAGACAAG GTATCAACTCTTGCACATAGATTTCCAGCACTGAAGACATTCAAAAGCTGTGATCTGCTGCCATCGAGCTGGATGTCTGTTGCATG A
- the LOC8080199 gene encoding GATA transcription factor 16 isoform X1 — protein sequence MDSSAEKQGSGTLDPDERPPASGETKACTECHTTKTPLWRGGPCGPMSLCNACGIRYRKKRREAMGLDSSSKAGGGTEQQQQRKKKATAAAAAAAASKRERERSKEADEVTVELRAVGFGKEVVLKQRRRMRRRRRLGEEERAAFLLMALSSGVVYA from the exons ATGGACTCCTCCGCTGAGAAG CAGGGGAGCGGGACGCTGGATCCGGACGAGCGCCCGCCGGCGTCCGGCGAGACTAAGGCCTGCACCGAGTGCCACACCACCAAGACCCCGCTCTGGCGCGGGGGACCCTGCGGACCCATG TCGCTGTGCAACGCGTGCGGGATCCGGTACCGGAAGAAGAGACGGGAGGCGATGGGCCTGGACTCCAGCAGCAAGGCCGGCGGCGGcaccgagcagcagcagcagcggaagAAGAAGGccaccgcggccgcggccgccgcggcggcgtccAAGCGGGAGAGGGAGAGGTCGAAGGAGGCCGACGAGGTCACCGTGGAGCTCCGCGCCGTCGGGTTCGGCAAGGAGGTGGTGCTgaagcagcggcggcggatGCGCCGGAGGCGGCGCCTCGGCGAGGAGGAGCGCGCGGCCTTCCTCCTCATGGCGCTCTCCTCCGGCGTCGTGTACGCCTGA
- the LOC8080199 gene encoding GATA transcription factor 16 isoform X2 yields MDSSAEKGSGTLDPDERPPASGETKACTECHTTKTPLWRGGPCGPMSLCNACGIRYRKKRREAMGLDSSSKAGGGTEQQQQRKKKATAAAAAAAASKRERERSKEADEVTVELRAVGFGKEVVLKQRRRMRRRRRLGEEERAAFLLMALSSGVVYA; encoded by the exons ATGGACTCCTCCGCTGAGAAG GGGAGCGGGACGCTGGATCCGGACGAGCGCCCGCCGGCGTCCGGCGAGACTAAGGCCTGCACCGAGTGCCACACCACCAAGACCCCGCTCTGGCGCGGGGGACCCTGCGGACCCATG TCGCTGTGCAACGCGTGCGGGATCCGGTACCGGAAGAAGAGACGGGAGGCGATGGGCCTGGACTCCAGCAGCAAGGCCGGCGGCGGcaccgagcagcagcagcagcggaagAAGAAGGccaccgcggccgcggccgccgcggcggcgtccAAGCGGGAGAGGGAGAGGTCGAAGGAGGCCGACGAGGTCACCGTGGAGCTCCGCGCCGTCGGGTTCGGCAAGGAGGTGGTGCTgaagcagcggcggcggatGCGCCGGAGGCGGCGCCTCGGCGAGGAGGAGCGCGCGGCCTTCCTCCTCATGGCGCTCTCCTCCGGCGTCGTGTACGCCTGA
- the LOC8080200 gene encoding pumilio homolog 24: MAGGGDRQGAKKRKREHAEGKAKPRPQVKGGGDGGKRKKHSAADGGAGEAVARKKTPVTHKEKRIAAKEMSEARKMKRKRHYSLEKELTKLWEKMRCHDVSKEERSKVVSEAIKKMDGKYLDIATSHITARVLQTCVKWCSQSERDAIFDVLHPHLLDLSRKKYAVFLVKKLIELASKKQFASFISSLHGRVAKLLHHTIGAAVVDYAFQRGTKRQKKQLLLELYSTELQLFQDLTLQSSCCLIDTISKLGLQLSSVLQYMTIVIHKILEKGTVEYSIVHTAILEYFTIADKTSASDVICQLIPLLTQGALIIDGDEPSNAPELPKKTKAKKKRSKEPLIVRIMQTREGLKLGIGCLKHGSAKDRKKIIKSLKGHILKLALSDFGCLFLICILSIVDDTKLVSKIVIQELAKHLKQLIFDKNGRRPLLQLLNPLCSRYLSPDDLACLNYNVPSLSPKEGDTSENVVNGMTDEDPNGLVVMQIVSESKKDPLQRRHELLVKTELAEALIQSCLENVGELLRTNFGKEILYEIVVGGKDNILEGLTDRIHMLHDAIVSDAAQPKTEDIEHAFENFFSSRVIRRMIIDCPAFAVTLWRKVLEGKCKIWAEGYSSKVVAGFLESPSKEVKDLAKPELQPLVDAGILKVPDPKVVQK; encoded by the exons ATGGCGGGCGGCGGCGATCGCCAGGGCGCGAAGAAGCGCAAGCGCGAGCATGCGGAAGGGAAGGCCAAGCCTCGGCCGCAAGTTAAGGGAGGTGGGGACGGAGGGAAGCGGAAGAAGCACTCGGCCGCAGATGGCGGGGCCGGAGAGGCTGTGGCGAGGAAGAAGACTCCGGTTACCCACAAGGAGAAGCGCATCGCGGCCAAG GAAATGTCGGAGGCCAGGAAGATGAAGAGGAAACGGCATTACAGCCTTGAGAAG GAACTAACGAAACTGTGGGAAAAGATGAGATGTCACGatgtgagcaaagaagagaggtCCAA GGTAGTAAGTGAGGCTATCAAGAAAATGGATGGGAAATATTTGGATATTGCCACATCACATATTACTGCACGTGTTCTTCAA ACATGTGTAAAGTGGTGCTCGCAGTCAGAGAGGGATGCTATTTTTGATGTTCTACATCCACATTTGCTCGATCTTTCTCGCAAGAAATATGCTGTTTTCCTTGTAAAGAAGCTTATAGAACTCG CCTCTAAAAAACAGTTTGCCAGTTTCATCTCTTCTCTTCATGGTCGTGTTGCCAAACTTCTTCATCATACTATAGGAGCTGCAG TTGTTGATTATGCATTTCAGCGGGGAACAAAACGTCAGAAAAAACAGTTGTTGCTGGAACTGTACTCCACTGAACTTCAGCTATTCCAGGATCTGACTTTGCAAAGTTCCTGCTG TTTGATAGATACAATTTCCAAGCTTGGGTTGCAGTTATCATCTGTCCTGCAGTACATGACTATTGTGATTCATAAAATCTTGGAGAAAGGTACTGTTGAGTATTCAATAGTGCACACGGCCATATTGGAGTACTTTACAATTGCAGATAAG ACCTCAGCCTCGGACGTTATTTGTCAACTTATCCCCCTTCTTACTCAAGGAGCATTAATCATAGATGGAGATGAACCATCAAATGCTCCGGAGCTACCAAAGAAAACAAAAGCTAAGAAGAAAAGGTCGAAAGAGCCACTTATCGTTAGGATCATGCAGACAAGGGAAGGTTTAAAACTAGGAATTGGTTGCCTCAAGCATGGCAGTGCAAAG GACAGGAAGAAGATCATTAAAAGTTTGAAGGGGCACATTCTGAAGCTTGCTCTAAGTGATTTTGGATGCCTT TTCCTTATCTGCATTCTTTCCATTGTTGATGACACAAAGCTTGTTTCTAAG ATTGTCATTCAAGAGCTGGCAAAACATTTAAAGCAACTCATTTTTGACAAG AATGGGAGACGGCCATTGCTGCAACTACTAAACCCTCTTTGCTCACGCTATCTTTCTCCGGATGATCTGGCTTGTCTGAACTACAATGTGCCGTCTCTTAGTCCAAAAGAG GGTGACACATCAGAAAACGTAGTAAATGGTATGACTGATGAAGACCCTAATGGCTTAGTAGTCATGCAAATTGTGTCTGAGAGCAAGAAGGATCCATTACAAAGGCGACATGAACTGTTGGTGAAAACTGAGCTGGCTGAG GCTCTCATCCAATCATGCCTTGAAAATGTTGGAGAATTACTTCGAACAAATTTTGGCAAAGAAATATTATATGAG ATTGTTGTTGGTGGTAAAGACAATATTTTGGAGGGCCTCACTGATAGGATCCACATGTTGCATGATGCAATAGTGTCTGATGCAGCCCAACCGAAGACTGAAGATATTGAACATGCATTTGAGAATTTCTTTTCCAGTCGTGTAATCAGAAGAATGATAATTGACTGTCCAGCATTTGCAGTCACTCTCTGGAGAAaggttcttgaaggaaagtgcAAGATATGGGCTGAAGGATACAG CTCGAAGGTGGTTGCAGGTTTCCTGGAATCGCCAAGTAAGGAGGTCAAGGATCTTGCAAAACCTGAGCTGCAGCCACTGGTTGATGCTGGCATCCTTAAAGTGCCAGACCCTAAGGTTGTTCAGAAATAA
- the LOC8079667 gene encoding dnaJ homolog subfamily C member 17: protein MVGVSAGRDLGAGAGADAAAAARAQAARDVCAASAAFASCTHRRRRSSPRGPHFVDWYLVLAIGEAASEDAVRRRYRQLALQLHPDKNRHPKAEVAFKIVSEAHACLTDQARRRAFDSERRDSFCAACHDRHAARWSKPPTLRVAPGATNHQAPAPAAPARSSKAEREVQRRLRDECRVIDGCLRANDAAARARRRQSFPLFDPSDSRRFPDYPHVRPPPFGLGGAELRRSDEWLGRAAVDQQAMNRRWCRNGGESPVYQIRTAATECTERRAW from the exons ATGGTGGGTGTTAGCGCGGGGCGTGActtgggcgcgggcgcgggcgcggatgcggcggcggcggccagggcACAGGCGGCGCGGGATGTGTgtgcggcgtcggcggcgttcGCGTCCTGcacgcaccgccgccgccggtcgtCACCGCGCGGCCCGCACTTCGTCGACTGGTACCTCGTCCTCGCC ATCGGCGAGGCGGCGTCGGAGGACGCCGTGCGGAGGCGGTACCGGCAGCTCG CGCTGCAGCTTCACCCGGACAAGAACAGGCACCCCAAGGCGGAGGTGGCGTTCAAGATCGTCTCCGAG GCGCACGCGTGCCTCACGGACCAGGCGCGGCGGCGGGCCTTCGACTCGGAGCGGCGGGACAGCTTCTGCGCCGCGTGCCACGACCGCCACGCCGCCAGGTGGTCCAAGCCGCCGACCCTCCGCGTCGCGCCCGGCGCGACCAATCATCAGGCGCCAGCGCCAGCGGCGCCGGCCAGGAGCAGCAAGGCGGAGCGGGAGGTGCAGCGCCGGCTGCGGGACGAGTGCCGGGTCATCGACGGGTGCCTGCGGGCCAACGACGCAGCGgcccgcgcgcgccgccgccagtCGTTCCCGCTCTTCGACCCCTCCGACAGCCGCCGCTTCCCGGACTACCCGCACGTCCGCCCGCCGCCGTTCGGCCTCGGTGGCGCGGAGCTCCGGCGATCCGACGAGTGGCTTGGCCGCGCGGCGGTGGATCAGCAGGCCATGAATCGGAGGTGGTGCAGAAACGGTGGCGAGTCGCCTGTGTACCAGATCAGGACGGCGGCGACAGAGTGCACCGAGAGGCGTGCTTGGTGA